A single Lynx canadensis isolate LIC74 chromosome D2, mLynCan4.pri.v2, whole genome shotgun sequence DNA region contains:
- the ZNF25 gene encoding zinc finger protein 25 isoform X2 — translation MNKYQGPVTFKDVIVEFTREEWQLLDAAQRTLYKEVMRENYGHLVSVGYCVNKPNAVFKLKQGKEPWILEVEFPRRNYPEDLWKIHDLGARSQGSQAENSRNGELTKHQQTPAREKIYKCSECGKSFCQKSILLIHQHTHSKDKPRECGTSVPRNGDLTRQQKGQAREKTYECKECTKTFYHLSSLSRHLRTHAGEKPYECNQCEKSFYQKPHLVEHQKTHTGEKPYECNECGKFFYVKAYLMVHQKTHTGEKPYECNECRKSFSQKSHLTVHQRTHTGEKPYKCKECGKFFSRNSHLKTHQRTHTGEKPYECKECGKCFYQKSALTVHQRTHTGEKPFECNKCGKNFYYKSDLTKHQRKHTGEKPYECQECGKSFSVNSVLRLHQRTHTGEKPYECKECGKSFSQKSHFIIHQRKHTGEKPYECQECRKTFIQKSKLTAHQKTHTEEKSL, via the exons ATGAACAAGTATCAG GGACCTGTAACATTCAAGGATGTTATTGTGGAATTCACCCGGGAGGAGTGGCAGTTACTGGACGCTGCTCAGAGGACCCTGTACAAGGAAGTGATGCGGGAGAACTACGGTCACCTAGTCTCAGTGG GTTACTGTGTGAATAAGCCAAATGCAGTCTTCAAGCTGAAGCAAGGAAAAGAACCGTGGATACTGGAGGTGGAATTTCCACGTCGGAACTACCCAG AAGACCTTTGGAAGATTCATGACTTAGGAGCAAGATCCCAGGGAAGCCAAGCTGAAAATTCAAG GAATGGAGAACTCACAAAACACCAGCAAACTCCTGCCAGAGAGAAAATCTATAAATGTAGTGAATGTGGAAAGTCCTTCTGCCAGAAGTCTATCCTCCTAATACATCAGCATACTCACTCAAAGGACAAACCCAGGGAATGTGGGACATCGGTCCCTAGGAATGGAGACCTCACAAGACAACAGAAAGGTCAAGCCAGAGAGAAAACctatgaatgtaaagaatgtaCGAAAACCTTCTACCACCTGTCCTCTCTTAGTAGACACTTGAGAACTCATGCAGGGGAGAAACCCTACGAATGCAATCAGTGTGAGAAATCCTTCTACCAGAAGCCACACCTTGTGGAAcatcagaaaacacacacaggagagaaaccctatgagtgTAACGAGTGTGGGAAGTTCTTCTATGTTAAGGCATACCTCATGGTACATCAGAAAACACACACGGGGGAGAAGCCgtatgaatgtaatgaatgtagGAAATCCTTTTCCCAGAAATCACACCTCACGGTACATCAGAGgacacacacaggggagaaaccctataaatgtaaggaatgtgggaaattcTTTTCTAGAAATTCACACCTCAAAACTcatcagagaactcacacaggagagaaaccctatgaatgtaaggagTGTGGGAAGTGTTTCTACCAGAAGTCAGCCCTCACAGTGCACCAGCGAACTCACACAGGGGAGAAGCCCTTTGAAtgtaataaatgtggaaaaaactTTTACTATAAATCAGACCTCACTAAACACCAGAGAAAACACACAGGGGAGAAGCCTTATGAATGTCAAGAATGCGGTAAATCCTTCTCTGTGAATTCAGTCCTCAGATTACATCAAAGgactcacacaggagagaaaccctatgaatgtaaagaGTGTGGGAAATCCTTCTCTCAGAAGTCACATTTTATCATACAtcagagaaaacacacaggggagaaaccctatgaatgtcaGGAGTGTAGGAAAACTTTTATCCAGAAATCAAAACTCACTGCCCATcagaagacacacacagaggaaaaaagcTTATAA
- the ZNF25 gene encoding zinc finger protein 25 isoform X1, producing the protein MVLHSEYFSFNQNMLLQGPVTFKDVIVEFTREEWQLLDAAQRTLYKEVMRENYGHLVSVGYCVNKPNAVFKLKQGKEPWILEVEFPRRNYPEDLWKIHDLGARSQGSQAENSRNGELTKHQQTPAREKIYKCSECGKSFCQKSILLIHQHTHSKDKPRECGTSVPRNGDLTRQQKGQAREKTYECKECTKTFYHLSSLSRHLRTHAGEKPYECNQCEKSFYQKPHLVEHQKTHTGEKPYECNECGKFFYVKAYLMVHQKTHTGEKPYECNECRKSFSQKSHLTVHQRTHTGEKPYKCKECGKFFSRNSHLKTHQRTHTGEKPYECKECGKCFYQKSALTVHQRTHTGEKPFECNKCGKNFYYKSDLTKHQRKHTGEKPYECQECGKSFSVNSVLRLHQRTHTGEKPYECKECGKSFSQKSHFIIHQRKHTGEKPYECQECRKTFIQKSKLTAHQKTHTEEKSL; encoded by the exons ATGGTACTCCACTCTGAATACTTCAGTTTCAACCAAAATATGTTGTTACAGGGACCTGTAACATTCAAGGATGTTATTGTGGAATTCACCCGGGAGGAGTGGCAGTTACTGGACGCTGCTCAGAGGACCCTGTACAAGGAAGTGATGCGGGAGAACTACGGTCACCTAGTCTCAGTGG GTTACTGTGTGAATAAGCCAAATGCAGTCTTCAAGCTGAAGCAAGGAAAAGAACCGTGGATACTGGAGGTGGAATTTCCACGTCGGAACTACCCAG AAGACCTTTGGAAGATTCATGACTTAGGAGCAAGATCCCAGGGAAGCCAAGCTGAAAATTCAAG GAATGGAGAACTCACAAAACACCAGCAAACTCCTGCCAGAGAGAAAATCTATAAATGTAGTGAATGTGGAAAGTCCTTCTGCCAGAAGTCTATCCTCCTAATACATCAGCATACTCACTCAAAGGACAAACCCAGGGAATGTGGGACATCGGTCCCTAGGAATGGAGACCTCACAAGACAACAGAAAGGTCAAGCCAGAGAGAAAACctatgaatgtaaagaatgtaCGAAAACCTTCTACCACCTGTCCTCTCTTAGTAGACACTTGAGAACTCATGCAGGGGAGAAACCCTACGAATGCAATCAGTGTGAGAAATCCTTCTACCAGAAGCCACACCTTGTGGAAcatcagaaaacacacacaggagagaaaccctatgagtgTAACGAGTGTGGGAAGTTCTTCTATGTTAAGGCATACCTCATGGTACATCAGAAAACACACACGGGGGAGAAGCCgtatgaatgtaatgaatgtagGAAATCCTTTTCCCAGAAATCACACCTCACGGTACATCAGAGgacacacacaggggagaaaccctataaatgtaaggaatgtgggaaattcTTTTCTAGAAATTCACACCTCAAAACTcatcagagaactcacacaggagagaaaccctatgaatgtaaggagTGTGGGAAGTGTTTCTACCAGAAGTCAGCCCTCACAGTGCACCAGCGAACTCACACAGGGGAGAAGCCCTTTGAAtgtaataaatgtggaaaaaactTTTACTATAAATCAGACCTCACTAAACACCAGAGAAAACACACAGGGGAGAAGCCTTATGAATGTCAAGAATGCGGTAAATCCTTCTCTGTGAATTCAGTCCTCAGATTACATCAAAGgactcacacaggagagaaaccctatgaatgtaaagaGTGTGGGAAATCCTTCTCTCAGAAGTCACATTTTATCATACAtcagagaaaacacacaggggagaaaccctatgaatgtcaGGAGTGTAGGAAAACTTTTATCCAGAAATCAAAACTCACTGCCCATcagaagacacacacagaggaaaaaagcTTATAA